The proteins below are encoded in one region of Caldisericia bacterium:
- a CDS encoding energy-coupling factor transporter ATPase: MEFKRNEGRTPAIEIKNLTYTYSRGLPYEKEAIKDINLVVYEGEAVGILGHTGSGKSTLIQHLNGILLPQEGEVRVFGEKIINDKKFLRNLRKIVGVVFQFPEDELFAETVFEDIAFGPKNLGLSEDDIKKRVLNSINEVGLDESYLERSPFSLSGGEKRRVAIACILSMEPKILVLDEPTSGLDPIGREEIISLIKKLKEQKKVTIIMISHSMEDIIQFIDRVYILNNGKVVLEGKTEEIFQKKELLERYDLSVPELFQLGEELKKEGFEIKNPFKDFEIAKREILRNLS; encoded by the coding sequence ATGGAATTTAAAAGAAATGAAGGAAGAACTCCTGCAATTGAAATTAAGAATTTAACATATACATATTCAAGAGGCCTTCCTTATGAAAAAGAGGCAATAAAAGATATTAATTTAGTAGTATATGAAGGTGAAGCAGTAGGAATTTTAGGACACACTGGAAGTGGTAAATCAACATTAATTCAACATTTGAACGGAATACTTCTTCCCCAAGAGGGAGAAGTCAGGGTTTTTGGAGAGAAAATCATAAATGATAAAAAATTTTTAAGAAATTTAAGAAAAATTGTTGGAGTTGTATTTCAATTTCCAGAGGATGAACTTTTTGCAGAAACTGTTTTTGAAGATATTGCATTTGGACCAAAAAATCTTGGATTAAGTGAAGATGATATTAAAAAAAGAGTATTAAATTCAATAAATGAAGTGGGTTTAGATGAAAGTTATCTTGAAAGATCCCCATTTTCTCTTTCAGGAGGAGAAAAAAGAAGAGTTGCAATTGCCTGTATTTTATCAATGGAACCAAAAATTCTTGTTTTAGATGAACCAACATCAGGATTAGATCCAATAGGAAGAGAAGAGATAATTTCATTAATTAAAAAATTAAAAGAACAGAAAAAAGTAACAATAATTATGATTTCACATTCAATGGAAGATATTATTCAATTTATTGATAGAGTTTATATTTTAAATAACGGTAAAGTTGTTTTAGAAGGAAAAACTGAAGAAATTTTTCAAAAAAAAGAACTGTTGGAAAGGTATGATTTATCTGTTCCTGAACTTTTTCAATTAGGTGAAGAGTTAAAAAAAGAAGGCTTTGAAATTAAAAACCCATTTAAAGATTTTGAAATTGCAAAAAGAGAAATTTTAAGGAATTTATCATGA
- a CDS encoding energy-coupling factor transporter ATPase has product MIELKNLYFSYFIPDKVDVLKNINLKINKGEFISIIGKNGSGKSTLGRLISFLLEPTQGEILIDGKKVKNEIDYLEIRKKIGMVFQNPDNQIVSQIVEEDIAFGLENLNYDEETIKKKVEEVLLEVDLLEERRFPPHFLSGGQRQKLAIAGILVMEPEYIVLDEPTSLLDPKGRGDVIKLITRLNKKGITIILITHRMEEAILGDKIYVLNDGEIVMEGEPEEVFTNVDFLRSIGLSVPPLTYLSYLLKIEGLPIEVKLWNLKEMKEELLQLKLRI; this is encoded by the coding sequence TGAATTAAAGAATTTATACTTCTCATATTTTATTCCAGATAAGGTTGATGTTTTAAAAAACATTAACCTTAAAATTAATAAAGGTGAATTTATATCAATTATAGGAAAAAATGGATCTGGTAAATCTACTCTTGGTAGATTAATCTCATTTTTACTTGAGCCAACTCAAGGCGAAATTTTAATTGATGGAAAAAAAGTTAAAAATGAGATTGATTATCTTGAAATAAGAAAAAAAATTGGAATGGTTTTTCAAAATCCAGACAATCAAATTGTTTCACAAATTGTTGAAGAAGATATAGCTTTTGGATTAGAAAATTTAAATTATGATGAAGAGACTATAAAAAAGAAAGTTGAGGAGGTATTGCTTGAAGTTGATCTTCTTGAGGAGAGAAGATTTCCTCCTCACTTTCTTTCTGGTGGTCAGAGACAGAAACTTGCAATTGCAGGAATATTAGTAATGGAACCAGAATATATTGTTTTAGATGAACCAACTTCTCTTCTTGACCCAAAAGGAAGAGGAGATGTAATAAAATTGATAACAAGATTAAATAAAAAGGGAATAACCATTATATTAATTACACATAGAATGGAAGAAGCAATATTAGGGGATAAAATTTATGTTTTAAATGATGGAGAAATAGTGATGGAAGGTGAACCAGAAGAGGTATTTACAAATGTTGATTTTTTAAGAAGCATTGGTCTTTCTGTGCCACCTCTTACTTATCTTTCATACTTACTTAAAATTGAAGGATTACCAATTGAGGTAAAATTATGGAATTTAAAAGAAATGAAGGAAGAACTCCTGCAATTGAAATTAAGAATTTAA